Proteins found in one Patescibacteria group bacterium genomic segment:
- the lysS gene encoding lysine--tRNA ligase, translating into MATIDEIRKNRLKKLEAIEKAGLLVYPIKTKRTHKIAEALKGFSAISRSKKEIILVGRIKFQRVHGGSTFLHIEDGTAKIQAYLRKNKLGEKGYKFFLGNFDIGDFIEVRGILFKTKKGEKTIEASDFKMLAKGLLPLPEKWHGLKDIEERFRKRYLDLIFNPEVKKKFKIRSKIIGEIRNFLEKEGFLEVETPILQPIYGGARARPFKTYLNALDIDLYLRISPELYLKRLLVGGFEKVYEIGKCFRNEGMDRSHNPDFTMFEFYWAYANYKDLMKLTERMLEAILKKLFGKLEISYQGKKVNFKTPWPRIEFSQLIKKKTKINLDEINRDALAKRALKLGVLIKKGAPKAEIADEIYKKFCRPKIWQPTFVIHFPLGFQPLAKALEKNPEKLANFQLVVAGWEMINAFSELNNPLEQRKRFKEQEKLFKGGFKEAQRMDEDFLEALEYGMPLAAGFGMGIDRLVSLLTDFYSLREAILFPTMRPR; encoded by the coding sequence ATGGCGACAATTGATGAAATAAGAAAAAATCGCCTAAAAAAACTGGAGGCAATTGAAAAAGCTGGCCTTTTGGTTTATCCGATAAAGACAAAGAGAACCCATAAAATAGCCGAAGCCTTAAAAGGTTTCTCTGCGATATCCCGATCAAAGAAAGAAATAATTCTGGTAGGAAGAATTAAATTTCAAAGAGTACATGGTGGTTCAACTTTTTTACATATTGAGGATGGAACTGCTAAAATTCAGGCCTACCTTAGAAAAAATAAATTAGGAGAAAAAGGCTATAAATTTTTCTTGGGCAATTTTGATATCGGAGATTTTATTGAGGTGAGAGGAATTTTATTTAAAACCAAAAAAGGTGAAAAGACGATTGAGGCTTCAGATTTTAAAATGTTGGCCAAAGGCCTTTTACCCCTTCCGGAAAAATGGCATGGCTTAAAAGATATTGAAGAAAGATTTAGAAAAAGATATTTGGATTTAATTTTTAACCCTGAGGTTAAGAAGAAATTTAAAATTCGCTCAAAAATTATAGGAGAAATTCGGAATTTCTTAGAGAAAGAAGGATTCTTAGAAGTTGAGACCCCAATTTTACAGCCAATTTATGGAGGAGCAAGGGCAAGACCTTTTAAAACCTACTTGAATGCCTTAGATATTGATTTATATTTAAGAATCTCTCCTGAACTTTATCTCAAACGTCTTTTGGTGGGGGGGTTCGAAAAGGTTTATGAAATCGGAAAGTGTTTTAGAAATGAAGGTATGGATAGGTCTCACAATCCTGACTTTACCATGTTCGAATTTTACTGGGCTTATGCTAATTACAAAGATTTAATGAAATTAACCGAAAGGATGCTTGAAGCCATACTCAAAAAATTATTTGGCAAACTTGAAATTTCATATCAAGGGAAAAAGGTCAATTTTAAAACTCCTTGGCCGAGAATTGAGTTTTCTCAACTCATTAAAAAAAAGACAAAAATAAATTTAGACGAAATAAACCGGGATGCTTTAGCTAAAAGAGCCCTAAAATTAGGAGTCTTAATTAAAAAAGGAGCCCCGAAGGCTGAAATTGCTGATGAAATCTATAAAAAATTTTGCCGGCCAAAAATCTGGCAACCAACTTTTGTTATTCATTTTCCCTTGGGGTTTCAGCCTTTAGCTAAGGCTTTGGAGAAAAATCCAGAAAAATTAGCCAATTTCCAGTTAGTTGTTGCTGGTTGGGAGATGATTAATGCCTTTTCTGAACTTAATAATCCACTTGAGCAAAGGAAAAGATTTAAAGAACAAGAAAAACTTTTTAAAGGAGGTTTTAAGGAAGCCCAGAGAATGGACGAGGATTTTCTAGAGGCTTTAGAATATGGTATGCCGCTAGCTGCCGGCTTTGGAATGGGTATTGATAGATTAGTTTCTTTATTAACCGATTTTTATAGCTTAAGAGAAGCGATTTTATTTCCAACCATGAGGCCCCGTTAG